A region from the Paenibacillus humicola genome encodes:
- the eno gene encoding phosphopyruvate hydratase produces the protein MKAKIKNRHVLLSHGDVESRKIVLDIADKTLQQLDAYERIKSIAHMEDHILWIGSRKWDLSKKRSVFLIGAGKACNHMAMAVEEILGDHLTLGIAIVKISEETDIFRKTNVYVGGHPLPNEEGLRACREILKIVDHASSDDLFIVVMSGGSSALMSYPIDGITLQDEIDTTDIMLKSGCGIYEINAIRRHISRMNGGVLAKRIQARGAELIGFGISDAVGTPATRNIGEPYPDYRGTPMGPDQTTLEDARRVIRDYDVKDRLPKAVVDYLLNAGPEGETPKAFSENTYFLINSLPDSCLYAKKAAEEMGIPAAILSSFIEGESKDVGTVFASIAREIQHSGNPIAAPCVVLSSGEATTKIVDNSQIKGHGGPGQELTLSFAIAAQKVPGCALLSIDTEGTDGTTKVAGGITDSQSFANACEKGIDMYASLHGHACFEALEEIGDTVFTGNTGTNLCDLNIMYVPALPGKTETKHGIRIRSVHARQLIDCKCRPMVEVEVVTEDGSMGTGSAPTGSSVGKHESWVLRDGNPKEYDGLSVHKAVANINEIIAPKLIGLDVTDQKMLDQVMIDLDGTPDKHILGGNAIYSVSVACYRAAAATKHRPLYDLISGGHIKTVPIPSFNVINGGKNGGITQAFNEFIVMPYRADDIEEAVEIAVKVFQKLGHVIRIYTGAEPAVGQSYGWAAPSEDPEVCLDLIQKAIDLCGYADKCAFALDCALSEMYDAKTNRYYLNGKAVTRDEVIRYIKYLTEKYNFVFIEDILDENDWEGYEKAHQEITRTLILADDLTVSNKARILRAYKTNSIDGFILKPNQVGTISEALEAHNFAEAHGLHSITSGRSGGVIDDVVMDMAVGLQIPFIKNGCPRSGERIEKLNFLMRVKDKYPGSQMAKIDRLVKF, from the coding sequence ATGAAGGCCAAAATAAAAAACAGACACGTCCTGCTGTCGCATGGCGACGTCGAAAGCAGAAAAATCGTTCTTGACATTGCGGATAAGACACTGCAGCAGCTTGACGCTTACGAGCGAATCAAAAGTATCGCTCATATGGAGGATCATATCCTTTGGATCGGAAGCCGTAAATGGGACCTTTCCAAAAAACGCAGCGTCTTTCTGATCGGTGCGGGTAAAGCCTGCAATCACATGGCGATGGCAGTGGAGGAGATTCTCGGCGATCATCTTACACTTGGTATTGCGATCGTGAAGATTTCCGAGGAGACGGATATTTTTCGTAAGACAAACGTTTATGTAGGCGGTCATCCGCTTCCTAACGAAGAAGGATTACGCGCCTGCCGGGAAATATTAAAAATCGTTGATCATGCATCCTCCGACGACCTTTTTATTGTTGTGATGAGCGGCGGAAGTTCAGCTCTTATGAGTTACCCGATTGACGGGATAACGCTTCAGGATGAGATCGACACAACCGATATCATGCTGAAGTCCGGATGCGGCATCTACGAAATAAACGCCATTCGCAGACATATTTCCCGGATGAACGGCGGCGTGCTGGCCAAACGGATCCAAGCCCGCGGCGCCGAGTTGATCGGCTTCGGTATCAGCGATGCGGTTGGTACGCCTGCCACCCGTAATATAGGTGAACCGTATCCGGATTATAGAGGCACCCCCATGGGACCGGACCAGACCACGCTGGAAGATGCAAGGCGGGTCATACGCGATTACGATGTCAAGGACCGGCTGCCCAAAGCAGTTGTGGACTACCTCCTAAATGCCGGTCCAGAAGGGGAAACGCCGAAGGCTTTTTCTGAAAATACCTACTTTCTCATTAACAGTCTGCCCGATTCTTGTCTGTATGCAAAGAAAGCGGCAGAGGAGATGGGGATTCCTGCTGCCATTCTTTCCTCCTTCATCGAGGGTGAAAGCAAGGATGTGGGAACGGTATTTGCCTCTATTGCCCGTGAAATCCAGCATAGCGGCAATCCTATCGCGGCTCCTTGCGTCGTGCTGAGCTCCGGCGAAGCGACCACAAAAATTGTAGACAATTCACAAATTAAGGGGCATGGCGGTCCCGGTCAGGAGCTCACGCTCAGTTTTGCGATTGCCGCTCAGAAGGTACCCGGCTGCGCTCTGCTTTCCATCGACACGGAAGGAACCGACGGAACGACCAAGGTAGCCGGAGGCATTACAGATTCCCAAAGCTTTGCGAATGCTTGCGAAAAAGGAATTGATATGTATGCGTCCTTGCACGGCCACGCGTGCTTTGAAGCGCTTGAAGAGATTGGAGATACGGTCTTTACCGGAAACACGGGCACCAATCTGTGTGATTTGAACATTATGTACGTTCCTGCCCTTCCCGGAAAGACCGAAACAAAGCATGGCATCCGGATCAGATCCGTTCATGCTCGCCAGCTAATCGACTGCAAGTGCAGACCCATGGTCGAGGTTGAAGTCGTTACGGAAGACGGATCGATGGGTACCGGTTCCGCTCCCACCGGCAGTTCCGTGGGGAAGCACGAGTCCTGGGTGCTTCGTGACGGCAACCCGAAAGAATACGACGGTCTCAGCGTTCACAAGGCTGTTGCGAACATCAATGAAATAATCGCTCCCAAATTGATAGGGTTGGATGTAACCGACCAAAAGATGCTTGATCAGGTGATGATTGACCTTGACGGCACCCCGGATAAGCATATTCTTGGCGGCAACGCGATTTACAGCGTTTCCGTCGCCTGCTACCGTGCGGCGGCTGCGACTAAACACCGTCCGCTCTATGATTTAATTTCCGGAGGACATATCAAAACCGTTCCCATTCCATCATTTAACGTGATTAACGGCGGCAAAAACGGTGGCATTACGCAGGCCTTCAACGAATTCATCGTCATGCCTTATCGCGCTGACGACATTGAGGAAGCTGTGGAAATAGCAGTCAAAGTATTTCAGAAACTCGGCCATGTGATAAGGATATACACCGGCGCCGAACCTGCCGTCGGGCAGTCGTACGGCTGGGCGGCCCCCTCCGAAGACCCCGAGGTATGCCTTGACCTGATCCAAAAAGCCATCGATCTATGCGGCTATGCCGATAAATGTGCATTTGCGCTGGATTGCGCGTTGAGCGAAATGTACGATGCCAAAACCAACCGCTATTATCTGAACGGAAAAGCCGTGACCCGTGACGAGGTTATCCGCTATATCAAGTACCTTACAGAAAAATATAATTTTGTATTCATTGAAGACATTTTGGACGAGAACGATTGGGAAGGGTATGAAAAAGCGCATCAGGAAATTACTCGTACGCTTATCCTTGCCGACGATCTTACCGTTTCAAACAAAGCCCGTATTTTGCGCGCGTATAAGACGAATTCCATCGACGGCTTCATACTGAAGCCTAACCAGGTCGGTACGATCAGCGAGGCGCTTGAAGCTCACAACTTCGCAGAAGCTCACGGGCTGCACTCGATCACTTCCGGGCGTTCCGGCGGTGTCATCGACGATGTTGTCATGGATATGGCAGTCGGACTGCAGATCCCTTTTATTAAAAACGGCTGTCCCCGCTCCGGCGAGCGGATTGAAAAGTTGAACTTCCTGATGAGGGTGAAGGATAAATACCCCGGGAGTCAAATGGCCAAAATCGACCGATTAGTGAAATTTTAA
- a CDS encoding N-acetylglucosamine kinase yields MSLILAVDLGGTKAHTIVADRQGHILGFGDDKEWVYEALERRIFKMVRIRFAADKALADAGLPLSKIDRVSASCSGADWPFELPIGVRQLRETLGVQNVTYVNDCIGALRGGTEMIGRDCAVICLGTGANCAVFNKDGKSYEYAYYLKNIHQGGEAIGRFIVDAVVDASVGLAPPTELTRLLLDFTGFSSVEEFYMLCTTGRTEDEPPKQPVYKEFCPLLFEAIRLGDAVSLQYIDQFCAALANYVVVAAKKLSIVDRPLPVVISGGVCKGDNIIQELIEKHLKEKVPKAYCINARFEPVVGALLLDLDRIYPQGIPEDVMKTLERCCTERKLFRDEKNG; encoded by the coding sequence ATGTCATTGATATTAGCTGTTGATCTGGGCGGCACGAAAGCCCATACGATCGTCGCCGACCGCCAAGGCCATATTCTGGGCTTTGGAGACGACAAGGAATGGGTATACGAGGCTCTGGAAAGACGCATTTTTAAAATGGTACGTATCCGTTTCGCCGCGGACAAAGCTCTCGCCGACGCAGGCTTGCCTCTGTCGAAAATCGACCGGGTATCCGCCAGCTGTTCCGGTGCGGACTGGCCGTTTGAACTGCCGATTGGCGTCAGACAGCTTCGCGAGACATTGGGCGTCCAGAATGTTACTTACGTTAACGACTGCATAGGCGCGCTTCGGGGCGGCACGGAAATGATCGGACGCGATTGCGCCGTGATCTGCTTGGGCACAGGCGCCAATTGCGCGGTCTTTAACAAGGACGGCAAAAGTTATGAGTATGCCTATTACTTAAAGAACATCCATCAGGGCGGCGAAGCCATCGGCCGCTTTATTGTAGACGCTGTGGTGGACGCCAGCGTCGGTCTTGCACCGCCAACCGAACTGACGCGCCTTTTGCTGGATTTTACGGGTTTTTCCTCCGTCGAAGAGTTTTATATGCTTTGTACGACGGGCCGGACCGAAGACGAGCCTCCCAAACAGCCGGTGTATAAGGAGTTCTGCCCGCTGCTTTTTGAGGCCATACGTCTCGGAGACGCCGTGTCGCTGCAGTACATTGACCAATTTTGCGCCGCTTTGGCTAATTATGTGGTGGTTGCCGCAAAAAAACTGAGTATCGTTGACAGGCCGCTGCCTGTGGTCATTTCGGGAGGCGTGTGCAAGGGCGACAATATCATTCAGGAGCTTATTGAAAAACACCTCAAGGAAAAAGTGCCCAAGGCATACTGTATAAACGCGCGGTTCGAACCGGTCGTCGGGGCGCTGTTACTGGATCTGGATCGCATATATCCGCAGGGTATACCCGAAGATGTTATGAAAACGCTTGAACGCTGCTGCACCGAACGGAAGCTTTTCCGGGACGAAAAGAACGGATAG
- a CDS encoding NAD-dependent epimerase/dehydratase family protein, whose amino-acid sequence MKVLVTGASGNGGQAVCRELIRQGLSVRMADVMPPPSEDLAGVEFIRYDARSPGDARRAAEGVDAVVHLAAWHCAHQPPVSDETIFAVNVDGTFHMLEACRQEGIKAIVYASSMAYGWWSVYGVSKVIGEDLCKAYHEMTGASIAMLRYHEFIPRPYLEYGERLLRNGVDRRDVAAATAASVKAALEKRFGLFRTIVHTDHGMPSDVVQNFGKLGPDWCESRVPGARRLIEKYKLNLPAQVEQHDLSEAERTLGWKPKYGFPEFLRDLKERDERGLDVERLWVPSEMPSL is encoded by the coding sequence ATGAAGGTACTGGTTACCGGCGCGTCCGGCAACGGAGGTCAAGCGGTTTGCCGCGAGCTGATTCGGCAAGGATTGTCGGTCAGGATGGCGGATGTTATGCCTCCGCCTTCGGAGGATCTGGCGGGAGTCGAATTTATCCGGTACGATGCAAGATCCCCGGGCGATGCGCGCCGCGCGGCGGAGGGTGTGGACGCCGTTGTTCATCTCGCCGCTTGGCACTGCGCCCATCAGCCGCCGGTCAGCGACGAAACGATCTTTGCCGTCAATGTCGACGGCACGTTCCATATGCTCGAGGCATGCCGGCAAGAGGGCATCAAGGCGATCGTCTACGCATCGTCGATGGCTTACGGCTGGTGGTCCGTGTATGGAGTCAGTAAAGTTATCGGTGAAGACCTGTGCAAAGCTTACCATGAAATGACCGGCGCTTCGATCGCCATGCTTCGGTACCACGAATTCATTCCACGGCCGTATCTGGAATACGGGGAACGGCTGCTTCGCAACGGCGTGGACCGGAGAGATGTGGCAGCGGCCACGGCGGCATCCGTCAAAGCGGCGCTGGAGAAGCGTTTCGGACTGTTCCGGACGATCGTTCACACCGACCACGGGATGCCGTCCGACGTCGTCCAGAATTTTGGCAAGCTCGGTCCGGATTGGTGCGAGTCGCGCGTCCCGGGCGCGAGACGTTTGATCGAGAAGTACAAGCTGAACCTTCCCGCGCAGGTCGAACAGCATGACCTGTCCGAAGCGGAGAGGACGCTGGGCTGGAAACCGAAATACGGCTTTCCGGAATTTTTGCGGGATCTGAAGGAGAGAGACGAACGCGGGCTCGACGTCGAGCGGCTATGGGTACCGTCCGAAATGCCTTCGTTGTAA
- a CDS encoding SDR family oxidoreductase has product MNQPSQAASGSAGAPTPPSPPYPPQHQDAQPGIESLMNPRPIFDNPAYAGSGKLQDKVAIITGGDSGQGRAIAVAYAKEGADVVIVYLNEHADAEETKQAVEKIGRRCLNLAGDIGDESFCYQVVEKTLAQFGKLDILVNNAAEQHVQNGLEHITSEQMEKTFRTNFYSVFYLTKAALPHLKPGSAIINAASLTAYEGNELLMDYSATKGAIVSFTRSLSKSLAGKGIRVNGVVPGTIWTPLIPASFPADQVANWGGKTPMKRAGQPFEVAPAYVYLASQDSSYVSGQFLHVTGGVVVNG; this is encoded by the coding sequence ATGAACCAACCATCGCAAGCGGCTTCCGGTTCGGCGGGAGCGCCAACGCCTCCCTCCCCCCCTTATCCGCCCCAGCATCAAGATGCGCAGCCCGGGATCGAGTCGTTAATGAATCCGCGGCCGATCTTTGATAATCCGGCTTATGCCGGAAGCGGAAAGTTACAGGACAAGGTCGCGATCATTACCGGCGGAGACAGCGGTCAGGGACGCGCGATCGCCGTTGCTTACGCCAAGGAAGGCGCGGATGTCGTTATTGTCTATTTGAACGAGCATGCCGATGCGGAAGAAACCAAACAGGCCGTCGAGAAAATCGGCCGCCGCTGCTTGAATTTGGCCGGCGATATCGGAGACGAATCGTTCTGCTACCAGGTAGTGGAGAAGACGCTGGCGCAATTCGGTAAATTGGATATTCTGGTCAACAATGCGGCTGAGCAGCATGTGCAAAACGGCCTGGAACATATTACGTCCGAACAGATGGAGAAGACGTTCCGGACGAATTTTTATTCCGTCTTCTACTTGACCAAGGCCGCTTTGCCGCACTTGAAACCGGGAAGCGCCATTATTAATGCCGCCTCCCTGACCGCCTACGAGGGGAACGAGCTGCTGATGGATTATTCCGCTACGAAAGGGGCCATCGTCTCCTTTACGCGTTCGCTGTCCAAGTCGTTAGCCGGCAAAGGGATTCGCGTCAACGGCGTCGTTCCCGGTACCATTTGGACGCCGCTCATTCCGGCTTCCTTCCCTGCCGATCAAGTCGCAAACTGGGGCGGCAAAACGCCGATGAAACGTGCGGGACAGCCTTTCGAGGTCGCGCCGGCATACGTTTATTTGGCTTCGCAGGATTCATCTTACGTTTCGGGCCAGTTCCTTCATGTCACCGGAGGCGTGGTCGTGAACGGTTAA